Proteins encoded by one window of Nicotiana tabacum cultivar K326 chromosome 10, ASM71507v2, whole genome shotgun sequence:
- the LOC107809305 gene encoding lipoyl synthase 2, mitochondrial-like (The RefSeq protein has 4 substitutions and aligns at 99% coverage compared to this genomic sequence): MNSRFTSLVFRSLKSRQNHHHHHHYLLPQFFSYSIATPASPPQYAQTLEGLRHRLAAESPTLSDFIRLQSDKEYSVEVGTKKKPLPKPKWMKEAIPGGEKYTHIKKKLRELKLHTVCEEAKCPNLGECWSGGETGTATATIMILGDTCTRGCRFCNVKTSRTPPPPDPNEPANVAEAIASWGLDYVVLTSVDRDDLPDQGSGHFTETVQKLKALKPNMLIEALTPDFLGDPGCVGKVAKSGLDVFAHNIETVEELQSVVRDHRANFKQSMDVLKMAKDYAPAGTLTKTSIMLGCGETPEQVVKTMEKVRAAGVDVMTFGQYMRPSKRHMPVSEYITPEAFENYRVLGTQMGFRYVASGPMVRSSYKAGEFYIKSMIESDRAASSS; this comes from the exons ATGAATTCCCGTTTCACATCCCTCGTTTTCCGATCACTCAAATCCCGTCAAaatcaccaccaccaccaccactatcTCTTACCTCAATTCTTCTCTTATTCCATTGCTACACCAGCATCCCCACCTCAATACGCTCAAACCCTCGAGGGACTCCGCCACCGGCTAGCGGCGGAATCACCGACGCTATCGGACTTCATTAGGCTCCAGTCGGATAAAGAGTACTCGGTTGAGGTAGGCACGAAGAAGAAGCCTCTTCCAAAACCGAAATGGATGAAGGAAGCCATACCTGGAGGAGAGAAATACACGCACATCAAGAAGAAATTGAGGGAATTGAAACTTCACACTGTGTGTGAGGAGGCTAAATGCCCTAATTTGGGAGAGTGTTGGTCCGGTGGTGAAACTGGTACTGCTACCGCTACCATTATGATTCTCGGTGACACTTGTACCCGTGGTTGCAG ATTCTGCAATGTGAAGACATCACGCACTCCACCTCCTCCTGATCCAAATGAACCTGCCAATGTAGCTGAGGCCATTGCCTCGTGGGGTTTAGATTACGTTGTACTTACCAGTGTTGACCGTGATGATTTACCTGATCAAGGAAGCGGTCATTTCACTGAGACAGTGCAAAAGTTGAAGGCATTGAAGCCAAATATGCTCATAGAAGCACTTA CGCCAGATTTTCGAGGAGACCCTGGATGTGTAGAGAAAGTTGCAAAATCTGGATTAGATGTTTTTGCTCACAACATTGAAACCGTCGAAGAGCTTCAGAGTGTAGTACGAGATCATCGTGCTAACTTCAAGCAGTCCATGGACGTTCTAAAGATGGCCAAGGACTATGCCCCTGCCGGTACATTGACAAAGACTTCAATAATGTTGGGCTGTGGGGAAACTCCTGAACAAGTTGTTAAAACAATGGAAAAGGTGCGTGCGACAGGTGTTGATGTAATGACATTTGGTCAGTACATGAGACCATCAAAGCGTCACATGCCTGTTTCTGAATACATAACTCCCGAAGCCTTTGAGAATTATCGAGTTCTCGGCATGCAAATG GGATTCCGATATGTGGCTTCTGGCCCCATGGTTAGGTCCTCGTACAAGGCTGGGGAATTCTATATTAAATCCATGATAGAATCTGATCGTGCAGCATCTTC